Genomic DNA from Candoia aspera isolate rCanAsp1 chromosome 14, rCanAsp1.hap2, whole genome shotgun sequence:
AGGCTTCTGGGATGTCTCACCAACACATGGGGTGACCACACAGAAAGACCCATCTAGGGAGAAAAGACAGCCGCTTTGGGATGTGCCCAAATCCTGTTCTGAAATGGGGCCCTAAACTCTTTTCTGAGTACCATATCCATTCTAAGGCAATGAAATTACTGTTCAAGTCTGCCTTAGTCCCTACATTTCTGATAGAGCAGATGATCCAACTAGTGTGTCTTCTATGTCCTTCTTTTCAAATCCAGCATATGTGATGTGCTGGTGCCTCGAGCCTTTCAGGTGGCTCAGTTGGCCTGCTGAGGCAGGCAGCAAACAGACTGACCTCACCATGCaggggggtggtcaaaaaagtcaggatggtagcTGTGATCAAAGCCTCCATGTGCACATGAGACATGCAAAACAGGTAGGAGCTTTGACTGCACAGTCGCAGCAGCCACCCTGACTCTTGGGCCCTCTGCGGATGCTTCTGCACCATGGGCAGGGTCTGGCCCGCAGGGGCCCTGCTCCCCTCACAGCAGCAGCTCCTTGTCCTACCAGCTCCTtgtctcctgctcctcctccaggTGCTGTGAGggcctccagcatcttcccccTCCTGAGCGTGGGCCTCCTGTTCTTCGGAGGACTCTGCGTGGCTGCCAGTGAGTTTTACAAGAGCAAGCTCAATGTCATCCTGAGCGCAGGCATCTTCTTCGTTTCCGCAGGTAAGTTCCACTTCTAAGCCACTTGTTGTGTTTGATGTCCACCTGGATCTGGGCCATTAAATAAACTTGCAGCATTGAAGTACTATCATTTAATGTTGGAACATTTTCCACATGAATGTAATTGAGGTGGATCACAgcagattacaaaaaaaaatgcacagataAGATACAGAAGGATCACACCTTACACTAAGCTATGGTTGTTTTAATGAGCTGCAATGGCTGTTTTCATGCTTTATAGTAAGTCATCCTTTCTTTCAACCATGGATTATTGTCTAAGCCATAGTTGGCTGTTCTTGGCACTAAGCCCTAAAAGCAGCCTGCAGTCACAACAAATGGGTTTATCAAATAAGCTAAAGAAATCACATTTTGACCTTGCCCTGTGCAAGGCTAGGCAATCTATAAGTGGAAGGGAAGGCATATCAAGCTGTTATGCGAGGCTCGTTTTCTGGGCTCTACGATTAAGAAACtgcaaaagtaaaaataatctcAAGTCTTGAATTGCAAGACTGATAAAAGGGAGATTTCACAGATGTCATGGAAAGAGCAGCAAAGAGAATGGCATCATTTTTATATTGCCTTCAGAAGTTTTATACATGCCTTTTTTATGCATGTTACATTTTGAATCATGCCCTTCCATACCCAGCATCCCCAAGAACTCAAGATCGCATCCATGGAACACCCCTTTATCTTCATAACTTAAAAAAGCTGCTTTTTACCTATTGCTCCTCTCATTCCAGGGGTGAGTCTTTCCTACCTTTTCAAAGGAAAGATCAGATACAACCTTTTAAAAACCAGACTCAGTAGATGCTGGCCCACCCTGGCCTCAGGGCAGTTTCTCACCCTTTGCTTGTTCTTGCCCCTCTTGATGTCAGGTCACTTGAATCCTGACACAGGTCATTGCAAAGGCCGCCTTGGAAGCAAAAGGATCAAGAGATTCGCTTGCTCCGTTAGTTCCATGGAATTTCATCATAGCTCATGATGGATGAACTTCCTTCTCCATGAGGTGGGCGTTGCTGCCCTTAAGAGGTTTGCACAAGACTGACCAAGCCCACATCTACCGTATGTTGGCTTCCCTCCCACCTTGCTACCCACTCGCTCCTTTCCCAATTGGGCAGTGTCAAAAATGACCAGGAAATAAGAGTTCTCATGTGTTCCAACATCACAACAGAGGCCCTTTGTGTGATCTCCTCCCCTGCCAGGAAAGTCTGGACAAAGGAAGAGAATCCAAAATAGATCCAGGTATTGTCTTGGGACACCCAGTGTCCAGAAACACCATGCACACGGGTTTCAAGCCTGAACACATAGCTAGTGAGGATTGTATTCAGCCACTCAGGTCCAAGTGGTAAAACAGATCAGTTGCATAATGTAAATTTGTAAATTCACAGGAAACCCTGCACAACTGTTTATTGATACTAGAAATGTCTCTGCAGTTTCTCTATAGCATCAGAAACATGGTGACCAAAGGTACAACACACAATGAGCCTGTGCGTATCATTTTTTCACATTCCAGAGACCCACACTTCATGCCTGACCCAAAGCACAGTTATCTTGTCCCTGCTCTCTGCTTCTTCCTTGTAGGGCTAAGCAACATCATTGGGATCATAGTTTACATCTCAGCCAAtgcaggggaccctgggcagagTGATTCCAAGAAGAGTTATTCCTATGGGTGGTCTTTCTACTTTGGAGCCCTCTCCTTCATCATTGCTGAGATGGTCGGTGTCATCGCTGTCCACATGTACATTGAGAAGCACCGCCAGATCCGAGCCAAGTCTCACTCGGTGGCCCTCCTGAAGAAGTCCACCTTTGCCCGCCTGCCCACCTATCGGTACCGGTTTCGCAGGCGATCCAGCTCCCGCTCCACAGAACCCCGGTCAAGGGATCTGTCTCCCATCGGCAAAGGCTTTAACACCATCCCTTCCACCGATATCTCCATGTTCACCCTTTCCAGGGATCCTTCAAAGGTGACTATTGGGACTTTGCTGAACTCAGAGAGAGATCATGGTTTTTTACAGATTCACAACTCCCTCCCCAAAGAGTTCAAAGAATCTTTGCATAACAACCCAGCCAACAGACGAA
This window encodes:
- the CACNG3 gene encoding voltage-dependent calcium channel gamma-3 subunit translates to MRMCERGVQMLITTLGAFAAFSLMTIAVGTDYWLYSRGVCRTKSSGDNDTSRKNEEVLTHSGLWRTCCLEGTFRGICKQINHFPEDADYEQDAAEYLLRAVRASSIFPLLSVGLLFFGGLCVAASEFYKSKLNVILSAGIFFVSAGLSNIIGIIVYISANAGDPGQSDSKKSYSYGWSFYFGALSFIIAEMVGVIAVHMYIEKHRQIRAKSHSVALLKKSTFARLPTYRYRFRRRSSSRSTEPRSRDLSPIGKGFNTIPSTDISMFTLSRDPSKVTIGTLLNSERDHGFLQIHNSLPKEFKESLHNNPANRRTTPV